The Dreissena polymorpha isolate Duluth1 chromosome 2, UMN_Dpol_1.0, whole genome shotgun sequence nucleotide sequence tctatGCGGCTCCAAACTTATGCGATAAATTATGTCACATAGAGCTTCCATCATTAGAGTGTTAATACTATCTCATCTGCCAACAATTAAGAGTGTCTAGTGGATCCCTTGCTGTTCACGCATTTTCGAATCTTCACACCATGTATGCGGTTCTGTTAACAGCAAACAAACAATCGCCAGTAAAAAACATACATTCTTGTTGAGATGTTTTGATAGCAGGTAAACATCGTGTTCCATTTCACCCGGAATGTTATTTAAGcagtatgtatttatataattcataatttttaaacattaaaaaatgcgTAAAGAATTTGTATCGTCTTTAAAATGCTGTCAATGTTTAATTCTAATAACGAATGCACTTATTTGTCTAGCTATTAGCCTTTATGATTATGTCTGtatatagaaatacatatgcaaatcGCATACTAAATGTTTATTCGCTGATTAACTGTATCTAGAACAAGAATGAATACAACGACTTAGAGTATATAATTTCGCACAATGCCAGACAATTATGGGAAGCTTGTACGTTCTCAAAATAGTTCGTGAACAAGGAGAAGCACTTTTCGTCGACGTTTTCTGATAGTCGATACTTAATTTAACGTCTGATAACATATATAATACAATCACATTTTTAAAACACAGGGGATGTATTCAATATGTAACATCGTCGCATAAGTACAGCACATTTGGTGTTATATCCGTCATTGACCAGAACGAAGCGAGTATAAATGATTATGCAATACGCAACGTTGTTTAATCAACAATATGTGTTATAAAACTTAGTTAGATGATAAAATTAAGCTTGCTTGATGGCTAAGAAAAATACCTATTGTATCTGAACCCATGTGCTCACTGATTTCATTGCatgcatttataaaacaaaaaaatcaacagatGTGAAAGATAAATTATGTTGAATGTCGAATGCGAATGTTTTGTTGTTTCAACGACACTGCCTAGGTCTATCAAAAAACCTGCAGCATCATGTTCGGAACACAATCAAGTGATTCTAATAAACATTCTGAATATTATGTCAAAACTAgatacatttaataattaatgattaCACTGTATGTTAAGAACGAGACACGAGAAAGTGAATTATCGCAATTCCTTTAATGCTAAGGTCTTGACCATGGGAAGGATATATCATTATAATTGTACACCCATTCATATATCCCAGTTTAGAGTAATTGCATTCGGTATTTAATTTGAGCATATGTAAAGCAATTTATTTAATCCTCTTACGACTTTAAGAGACCATTGACCGAAAAGAAACCTCAATAACATTACTGTAAATGCTGATTTGTTTTCATAGAAACTTAAAAAATAGCTTTCAAATGAATCAATGTGCaaatattgatgtattatttATCGATCATAAATTAAATGGCGTGTAACTGGTCGGCTAAATTGACACAAGCGACAACATCCTACGTTGTTTGTCTTCCACTAATCACGTAACAAAATTTTTGCCGCCCGTAGCTTTATGTACCTTTTTAAAATACAACGAAATATTTCAGAtgtgaaaataatttataaaacgaAAACATCGACCTGTCATAaagaataacaatataaatatgttcCTCATTTACAATATGCTTTTTAGATACATTAAAGTAAATAGCACATGCTAAACAcgtgtttcataaacacatatacGTTCAAAGATGTGTGGAAGTGACGACATAACATAATATTTCTCCTTTACAGCATCCCTGATATTTATTCGCGGAAATGACTTGCGTTTTGGTATGTTATGTTCACGTGAGTCACTAATTACAAGATGATTGTAAACGGTCAAATTACGAACTCGCTTATCAGCTGCTTCTTGTAAGTGGTGCATATcccatatttttttaacattgtgATACAGAAGTACAGAGCAATATAGCAAACGTCAAAACAAAGGTTTCCAAGTATAACACAAGGTCATCGGGCCTTATAAACTTATTGGTGTTGCATTTATGTCTAATATTAAATATCAACGGTTGGAAACAATACGGTTTTCCTGTTTTTGAGTTTCAGTGTTAAATTATAAGCCGTTGGTCAACTTTTCTcttaattaacatttcaaaaaaataatttgaaatgcaAAAGCGTAAGAAAGATGTATATGCATGTAAAATGGATGCATGTGATTACCTTTTTCTTTGACAAAGCCATCCTCTTGTCTCGATCGCTGACAGCTTCGCCAGGTGTTTTCTTTATCCAAAGAACAAGAATGATCCTACTGTATGCGAATATGAGAATTCCCAACGGGATAAAGTATTGGAATAATAAGATGATAAAGTTATACACCGACTGTGCAGTGACATTGTCCCATACTTCTTCGCAGAAAATCGGCGCCGAGGAGTCGTTGACATAGCGGTGAACCTTGGCTTTTATGGCGGTCGGTAGCGGAATGATTATTGATAACATCCAAATGATAGATATCACTACGAAGCCCTGTCGACGCTTCATCTTGTGACGTAGAGGGTGCACAATTGCCCAGTATCTATCGAGACTAATTGCGACCAGCGTAAACGAGCTCATGAACACAGTGACCACTTGCAGGAACGAAACGATTGGGCACATTGTTTCACCGAACGGCCAAGAATTGATGATCAAATTTGCAATGAAAGTCAGCGGTATGCACAAGACCGCCATTAATATGTCACTCAACGCGAGACTCACGATAAAGTAGTTCATTACCGTTCTCATTTTTCGCGAAGAGAAGACAATGAAGCATACAATCGAATTTCCAAACACCGACAAACATACAATTATGCTGTACATCGTTATAATGATCGCCTGTTGATAAACAGGAACCTCGATAGGTCCACGGACCTGATATTCTACAGTGACATTTAACGATGATTCTGACGTAGCATCGtagtcaaaagcgttttcaaCACTTCGCATTTCCGTCATGTTGATTTATGTAATAATCACTGACAATTAGCAGGAATTAATTATCATCGCGAGTAAGCGCACTTGTACATTTCATCATTGCACAATTTGTGTCAAACCTTCGATTCAACATGTTCATCAAAAAATTATGAGATTCTGTTTTTAATAGTTCTTCTTTCTAGAACGTCTAACGCCTTAAAATCAAATGCTTCTAACAAATCCAGGAACTCCTTAGTATGGGTTCGTAGTTTTACATCTTATTATTTGCTTTGGTGATTTGAACCGGTCAACGATCTTAGGACATAACGATCACATCTAGTATTCACTCTATGAGATAAATCtgaaaatataaatcaaagtgtATAAATAGAAAAACGAACTGTATTCTTATCAGGGTggacattttgtaacaattaaatgtcattacacaaataatatatatatattgccaacATAAACTTTGGTTAAAATCTAatataatatttgcatattaaaataatatcattattcATCAATTTATAATTCCGTGCAGCTTTCGCGATTAAAAATATTACGAATGCAGAAAATAGTAACagtaaattaaatgaaataatattcacattaaatATTCACTTGATGAAACTTTACGCTTATATTAAACATTTCCAAAACAGCTTCACGTGTATTCGTTAAAAGTTTCCAGCGATAAAGAAAAGGTCTCGAAACGTCGTGATGCTAATTATCTTATTTAGGGTGAAACCATTTGGCAAAAAAGAAATTTATTTCGAAAGTAATTGCAAAGCCTAGTCAGAAATATTTCCAAAGGCACATGCTTTTGCATTTATCCAGAAGTTTGATTGTTTTGTAATGTGTTAGTCGCAGAAAAATTCGCTGTGATAGGAACTTTGGCAGTCACGCCATTCATGAGATTCGAATTGAAAAAAGGAAACATCTTACAATTTAGTGGAGACACCAGGAAATGAACACATTTTCCTTTTAAAAAGATTGTCAAATCGTAGGATGCATGAGTACAAAAACGCAAAGCCACGTTTTCAGCCTTCGCTTTATTTAATGTTTACCGATGTTAAAGTTAACAATGATTATCTAGAAAATAAATCAGAAGAGAAATTCGTGTCCTTATTTatcattgcaattaaaatattaataaacttaataAGATTTAAAAAGGGATAAATAAGATATCATTCATGATATTAAGCAGGCACGTGTTTCACATttctaaaaaaacattaattttatcgAAACATCGTGCGCTGAATATTATTTGCTGTGTTTTCTTAAGAAAACAATACCGTTTAttcaatttacttaaaaaaagacTTGAGAGATGTCGTGTGTTCAAGTTTCATTCGGAatagtttgataaaaaaattaaataaatactacAGGTACTATTAACTAATCATCAATGTTTACTTTATGTAAATGTCTTAGGCTCGAAAATGCAAACGAATCATGCTATTAACAATATTTTTAGGATAGTCTGTCTCGATTAATTATTCATTAGTTATTCAttcattgt carries:
- the LOC127869885 gene encoding RYamide receptor-like is translated as MRTVMNYFIVSLALSDILMAVLCIPLTFIANLIINSWPFGETMCPIVSFLQVVTVFMSSFTLVAISLDRYWAIVHPLRHKMKRRQGFVVISIIWMLSIIIPLPTAIKAKVHRYVNDSSAPIFCEEVWDNVTAQSVYNFIILLFQYFIPLGILIFAYSRIILVLWIKKTPGEAVSDRDKRMALSKKKIIKMLVVVVIIYAICWLPLHAITIAGDVHLTFYNLPGMNIVWTASHWLAMSNCMYNPFIYCWMNARFRNGFLKVIRVATCRFSNARNVIEMQHMHRHTSARFSSPILKYNVNSGKCHTRMFSAGQVRFTWNKLS